A region from the Sorex araneus isolate mSorAra2 chromosome 6, mSorAra2.pri, whole genome shotgun sequence genome encodes:
- the LOC101545524 gene encoding olfactory receptor 52H1, with protein MMIFNQSSYNPGTFILVGIPGLEQFHVWIGIPFFIIYIVAVVGNCILLYLIAVERSLHEPMFFFLSMLAMTDLILSTAGVPKTLSIFWLEDRKITFAGCLTQMFFLHYSFVLDSAILMAMAFDRYVAICSPLRYTTILTPKTIIKIAVGISFRSFCIILPDVFLLTRLPFCKARIIPHTYCEHIGVARLACADISINIWYGFCVPIMTVISDVVLIAVSYTLILCAVFRLPSRDARQKALGTCGSHVCVILMFYTPAFFSILAHRFGHNVSRTFHIMFANLYIVIPPALNPIVYGVKTKQIRDKVLLLFSTKGTE; from the coding sequence ATGATGATTTTCAACCAGAGCAGTTACAACCCAGGAACCTTCATTTTGGTGGGGATCCCAGGTCTGGAGCAATTCCACGTGTGGATTGGGATTCCTTTCTTCATCATCTACATTGTGGCTGTGGTGGGAAACTGCATCCTTCTCTACCTCATCGCAGTGGAGCGGAGCCTTCACGaacccatgtttttttttctctccatgcTAGCCATGACGGACCTCATCTTATCCACTGCTGGGGTTCCTAAAACACTTAGTATCTTTTGGCTTGAGGATCGAAAAATCACATTTGCAGGGTGCCTTACACaaatgttcttcctgcactatagCTTTGTCTTAGATTCAGCAATCCTCATGGCCATGGCCTTTgatcgctatgtggccatctgttcTCCCTTGCGGTACACCACTATCTTGACCCCCAAGACCATCATCAAGATTGCCGTGGGTATCTCTTTTCGAAGTTTCTGCATCATCCTGCCAGATGTCTTCTTGCTCACACGCCTACCTTTCTGCAAGGCACGCATCATTCCTCACACATACTGTGAACACATAGGTGTGGCAAGGCTGGCTTGTGCGGATATCTCCATCAACATCTGGTATGGCTTTTGTGTTCCTATCATGACAGTTATCTCAGATGTGGTTCTTATTGCTGTCTCTTACACTCTCATTCTCTGTGCTGTTTTCCGCCTACCTTCCCGAGATGCCCGCCAAAAGGCCCTTGGCACTTGTGGTTCCCATGTTTGTGTCATCCTCATGTTTTATACACCTGCCTTTTTCTCCATCCTTGCCCATCGTTTTGGACACAATGTCTCACGCACTTTCCACATCATGTTTGCCAACCTTTACATTGTTATTCCTCCTGCACTCAACCCCATTGTCTATGGAGTGAAGACAAAACAGATTAGAGATAAGGtcttacttttgttttctacAAAGGGCACAGAATAA